The following are from one region of the Phycisphaerales bacterium genome:
- a CDS encoding N(4)-(beta-N-acetylglucosaminyl)-L-asparaginase: MTISRRDVLSGGVALGGLGAAGLAGASIGLGLPGRVMAGGPRPRQDGGGGGPVVIASANGLGAVERAYAMLGEGADPADAVVAGVTLVEDDPDDLSVGYGGLPNEEGVIQLDASVMHGPTHKSGAVACIEGIRNPAAVALLVLKRTDHCLIVGEGARKFALAHGFKEEDLMTDRTRALWMRWKANLNDRDDWLDDDQLDWDPRDPMNRGRGPIGKNEIGDELKKLAADHDVRWRNGVPYTTGTINCCAVDARGDVASCTTTSGLSWKIPGRVGDSPITGAGMYCDNEVGSAGATGRGEAVILNCGGFSIVRAMERGLSPTEACLEVAGDIVRRTKEKRLRGEDGRVNFDVKLYAVRKDGAFGSASIMPGGRFAVCDAAGARIERCASVYE; the protein is encoded by the coding sequence ATGACCATCTCACGGCGTGACGTGCTCTCGGGCGGGGTTGCTCTTGGCGGGCTTGGGGCGGCCGGGTTGGCCGGGGCGTCCATCGGCCTGGGGCTGCCCGGGCGGGTGATGGCGGGGGGGCCACGGCCGCGTCAGGACGGTGGGGGTGGCGGGCCTGTTGTCATCGCCAGCGCGAACGGGCTGGGGGCGGTCGAGCGGGCGTACGCCATGCTCGGTGAGGGCGCCGACCCGGCCGACGCCGTTGTTGCCGGCGTGACGCTGGTCGAGGATGATCCCGATGATTTGAGCGTGGGCTACGGCGGGCTGCCCAACGAAGAGGGCGTCATCCAGCTCGACGCGTCGGTCATGCACGGGCCCACGCACAAGAGCGGCGCCGTCGCGTGCATCGAGGGCATCCGCAACCCCGCCGCCGTCGCGCTGCTGGTCCTGAAGCGCACCGACCACTGCCTGATCGTCGGCGAGGGGGCCAGGAAGTTCGCGCTTGCCCACGGCTTCAAGGAAGAGGACCTCATGACCGACCGCACGCGCGCCCTGTGGATGCGGTGGAAGGCCAACCTGAACGACCGCGACGACTGGCTGGACGACGATCAACTCGATTGGGACCCGCGTGACCCGATGAATCGAGGGCGTGGCCCGATCGGCAAGAACGAGATCGGCGACGAACTCAAGAAGCTCGCCGCCGACCACGACGTCCGCTGGCGCAATGGCGTGCCCTACACCACCGGCACCATCAACTGCTGCGCCGTCGACGCCCGGGGCGACGTGGCGAGTTGCACGACGACGAGCGGGCTCTCGTGGAAGATCCCCGGCCGCGTGGGCGACTCGCCCATCACCGGGGCGGGCATGTACTGCGACAACGAGGTCGGCTCCGCGGGCGCGACGGGGCGGGGTGAGGCGGTGATCCTCAACTGCGGGGGCTTCAGCATCGTCCGCGCCATGGAGCGCGGGCTCTCGCCCACCGAGGCCTGCCTGGAGGTCGCCGGCGACATCGTGCGACGGACGAAGGAGAAGCGGCTGCGTGGTGAGGATGGGCGCGTGAACTTCGACGTCAAGCTCTACGCCGTGCGCAAGGACGGAGCGTTCGGCTCGGCTTCGATCATGCCCGGCGGCCGCTTCGC
- a CDS encoding integrin alpha, whose amino-acid sequence MRANANHDPIAPGRLTTTTLVAAAGLALTVAVAPARAQGPLGEPFPAVLNAGQIRGGIGFTLVGDGGGSISRMAGDVNGDGIEDVIVGLPYADPSGIDRAGAAAVVFGRADGFPDVVSLDDLDGVNGFRIENTVEDQGLGYTVTGVGDINGDGIDDVAVGAVGNSPYTSDPVGGVVYVVFGRRDGFAPTLSVADIDGSNGFRFEGGPVRDGTGGNLSSADVNGDGLDDLLLGTSVGQSVVLGSRDGFAASISVADLDGDTGFVITRTSALRGAGDVNNDGVEDLIGLGFSERLRVVFGRDAFPASSNVDDLIAGGGGFRIAHTGLTGFADLGYDQVGVGDVNGDGVGDLAIGIPNAGVDGGYGFGTGQTYVLFGRRDGFGEEVDLNGLPASEGFRADGQALHAQSGRFVGPAGDLNGDGFDDVVIGAPYHGSRLDSYGYLDRGRGAAYVVFGGTDTPAVVDLGRVDGEQAMRIDGESGFAGFGWNVHGGGDVNGDGVDDALFNGAYVLYGRALGCAADLDGDGELTLFDFLAFQNLFDAGDPLADFDGDGELTIFDFLAFQNAFDAGC is encoded by the coding sequence ATGCGAGCGAATGCCAACCACGACCCGATCGCCCCCGGCCGGCTGACCACCACCACCCTCGTCGCCGCCGCGGGCCTGGCCCTGACGGTTGCGGTCGCGCCCGCGCGGGCCCAGGGGCCGCTGGGCGAGCCCTTCCCGGCGGTGCTCAACGCGGGCCAGATCCGAGGCGGCATCGGTTTCACGCTCGTGGGCGACGGCGGCGGCAGCATCTCCAGGATGGCCGGCGACGTCAACGGCGACGGGATCGAGGACGTCATCGTCGGCCTCCCATACGCCGACCCATCGGGCATCGATCGGGCCGGGGCGGCGGCGGTGGTGTTCGGCCGGGCCGATGGCTTCCCCGACGTGGTCTCGCTGGACGACCTGGACGGCGTCAACGGGTTCCGCATCGAGAACACGGTCGAGGATCAGGGCCTGGGCTACACCGTGACGGGCGTCGGGGACATCAACGGCGACGGGATCGACGACGTGGCCGTGGGCGCGGTGGGAAACTCGCCGTACACCTCCGATCCGGTCGGCGGGGTCGTCTACGTCGTGTTCGGTCGCCGCGATGGCTTCGCGCCCACGCTCAGCGTCGCCGACATCGACGGCTCGAACGGCTTCCGCTTCGAGGGCGGCCCGGTGCGCGACGGGACGGGCGGGAACCTCTCGTCGGCGGACGTCAATGGCGATGGGCTGGACGACCTGCTGCTCGGCACGTCGGTCGGCCAGAGCGTCGTGCTGGGCAGCCGTGACGGCTTCGCCGCGTCGATCTCTGTTGCGGACCTCGACGGCGACACCGGCTTCGTGATCACGCGCACCTCCGCGTTGCGAGGCGCGGGCGACGTCAACAACGATGGCGTCGAGGACCTGATCGGGCTCGGATTCTCCGAGCGGCTCCGCGTCGTCTTCGGCCGCGACGCGTTTCCGGCCTCATCGAACGTGGACGACCTGATCGCCGGTGGCGGCGGCTTCCGTATCGCGCACACCGGGCTGACGGGCTTCGCCGACCTGGGCTACGATCAGGTTGGCGTGGGCGACGTCAATGGCGACGGCGTTGGCGACCTGGCCATCGGCATCCCCAACGCGGGCGTCGACGGCGGCTACGGGTTCGGGACCGGGCAGACCTACGTGCTCTTCGGGCGCCGAGACGGCTTCGGCGAGGAAGTCGACCTCAACGGACTCCCCGCGAGCGAGGGCTTTCGCGCCGATGGCCAGGCGCTGCACGCCCAGAGCGGGCGGTTCGTCGGGCCGGCGGGCGACCTCAACGGCGACGGCTTCGACGACGTCGTCATCGGCGCGCCGTACCACGGCTCGAGGCTCGATTCGTACGGCTACCTCGATCGCGGCCGCGGCGCGGCGTACGTCGTGTTCGGCGGGACGGACACGCCGGCGGTCGTCGATCTGGGCCGTGTCGACGGCGAGCAGGCGATGCGCATCGATGGCGAATCCGGTTTCGCGGGCTTCGGCTGGAACGTCCATGGCGGCGGCGACGTGAACGGTGACGGCGTCGACGACGCGTTGTTCAACGGAGCGTACGTGCTCTATGGCCGGGCCCTGGGCTGCGCGGCCGACCTCGACGGCGACGGCGAGCTCACGCTCTTCGACTTCCTGGCGTTCCAGAACCTCTTCGACGCGGGCGACCCGCTGGCCGACTTCGACGGCGACGGCGAGCTGACGATCTTCGACTTCCTTGCCTTCCAGAACGCCTTCGACGCGGGCTGCTGA
- a CDS encoding dihydrofolate reductase family protein, translated as MKTTLFASVSIDGFIANQDGIPMFPPTAWEDWCALVNRVGTCIAGRTSVEQLRGQEMGNILKPEHKIVLSSKDIDFAGDGWRHTKSPAAALAMLEGTGAPEAIVGGGRSVYHAFMREGLADEIVLDLQPVAFGAGVPLFGGPLDMAMLGLIESTPINGDALRLRYRVLGG; from the coding sequence ATGAAAACAACGCTCTTCGCCTCGGTCTCCATCGACGGCTTCATCGCCAACCAGGACGGCATCCCCATGTTCCCGCCCACGGCCTGGGAGGACTGGTGCGCCCTGGTCAACCGGGTCGGCACGTGCATTGCCGGCCGAACGTCGGTCGAGCAGCTCCGCGGCCAGGAGATGGGCAACATCCTGAAGCCCGAGCACAAGATCGTGCTTTCCTCGAAGGACATCGACTTCGCGGGCGACGGCTGGCGGCACACGAAATCGCCCGCCGCGGCCCTGGCCATGCTCGAAGGAACCGGCGCGCCGGAGGCGATCGTCGGGGGCGGGCGCTCGGTCTACCACGCGTTCATGCGCGAGGGGCTGGCCGACGAGATCGTGCTCGACCTCCAGCCTGTGGCCTTCGGCGCGGGCGTGCCGTTGTTCGGCGGGCCGCTGGACATGGCCATGCTCGGGCTGATCGAGTCCACGCCGATCAACGGCGACGCGCTGCGGCTGCGCTACCGGGTGCTGGGCGGCTGA
- the ggt gene encoding gamma-glutamyltransferase: MTRLLLAVCTCIAIASAIARAQDAPAGQRAGGMVAADHPLAAQAGARMLARGGNAVDAAVATSFALSVVRSDACGIGGGGFMLVHLVDDPTHGDVTVAINYRETCPAGVGPETYAGLDDPLASQRGGMAVGVPGTVAGLLHALEHYGTLPREIVLAPAIELAEVGFEADAHHVRTARSLVDRFEADAAWRQRFPLVWQRLMNEGRIEVGDRIVLPEQAAALRLIARDGADAFYRGPIAEAIVESVRADGGVLTMDDLAGYQLREVEPVRMAVGGRTVLSMPPPSSGGVAIAQILALAERLDLAMPATGWPAPAEAHALAESMKHAFADRSRHMADPAFVDVPVAQMLEADALDRMAAAIDPQGVLGPEAYGTASLLPVALPEDGGTSHISVIDAHGGAVACTETINLAFGSLVGVRGYGFCLNDQMDDFTTIPGEANAFGLVQSDDNLPEPGKRPLSSMSPTIVLDGRGEVLAVAGASGGPRIITSTVQVLLRMLRGGATARQAVDAPRLHHQWLPDRLYVEVREGAEPAAAWSRALEQLGHDVFSREDIGAVQAIGRDPATGELDGAADPRKGGAAVRP, from the coding sequence ATGACCCGTCTGTTGCTTGCCGTCTGCACCTGCATCGCCATTGCATCGGCCATCGCCCGGGCGCAGGACGCCCCTGCGGGCCAACGAGCCGGCGGCATGGTCGCCGCCGACCACCCCCTTGCCGCGCAGGCCGGCGCACGCATGCTGGCCCGCGGCGGCAACGCGGTCGACGCGGCCGTCGCGACCAGCTTTGCCCTCTCGGTCGTGCGCAGCGACGCCTGCGGCATCGGCGGCGGGGGGTTCATGCTCGTCCACCTGGTCGATGACCCCACGCACGGCGATGTCACGGTCGCCATCAACTACCGCGAGACCTGCCCGGCGGGCGTCGGCCCGGAGACCTACGCCGGCCTGGATGATCCGCTGGCGTCGCAGCGCGGCGGCATGGCGGTGGGGGTGCCAGGCACGGTCGCGGGGCTGCTGCACGCGCTGGAGCACTACGGCACCCTCCCGCGCGAGATCGTCCTGGCGCCGGCGATCGAACTGGCCGAGGTCGGCTTCGAGGCCGACGCCCACCACGTGCGCACCGCCCGGTCGCTGGTTGACCGGTTCGAGGCCGACGCCGCGTGGCGGCAGCGCTTCCCGCTCGTGTGGCAGCGTTTGATGAACGAGGGGCGCATCGAGGTCGGCGACCGCATCGTGTTGCCCGAGCAGGCGGCAGCGCTGCGCCTGATCGCGCGCGATGGCGCCGATGCGTTCTACCGCGGGCCGATCGCCGAGGCCATCGTCGAATCGGTGCGGGCCGACGGCGGCGTGCTGACCATGGACGACCTGGCGGGCTACCAGCTGCGCGAGGTCGAACCGGTGCGCATGGCCGTTGGCGGACGAACCGTCCTCTCGATGCCCCCGCCCTCAAGCGGCGGCGTCGCGATCGCGCAGATCCTCGCCCTGGCCGAGCGGCTCGACCTGGCCATGCCCGCCACCGGCTGGCCCGCACCGGCCGAGGCGCACGCGCTGGCCGAGAGCATGAAGCACGCCTTCGCCGACCGCTCACGGCACATGGCCGACCCGGCGTTCGTCGACGTACCCGTTGCGCAGATGCTGGAAGCGGACGCGCTCGACCGCATGGCCGCGGCGATCGACCCCCAGGGCGTGCTCGGGCCTGAGGCCTACGGCACGGCCTCCCTTCTTCCGGTCGCCCTTCCCGAGGATGGCGGCACCAGCCACATCTCGGTGATCGACGCCCACGGCGGCGCGGTCGCGTGCACCGAAACGATCAACCTGGCCTTCGGCTCGCTCGTCGGCGTCCGGGGCTACGGCTTCTGCCTGAACGATCAGATGGACGACTTCACGACGATTCCGGGCGAAGCCAACGCCTTCGGGCTGGTTCAGTCCGACGACAACCTGCCCGAGCCCGGCAAGCGGCCGCTCTCGAGCATGTCGCCCACGATCGTGCTCGATGGCCGAGGCGAGGTCCTGGCGGTCGCGGGCGCGTCGGGCGGGCCGCGCATCATCACGTCGACGGTGCAGGTCCTGCTGCGGATGCTCCGCGGCGGCGCGACGGCCCGGCAGGCGGTCGATGCACCGCGGCTGCACCATCAGTGGCTGCCCGACCGGCTCTACGTCGAAGTGCGTGAAGGAGCCGAGCCAGCGGCGGCGTGGAGCCGGGCGCTCGAGCAACTCGGCCACGACGTGTTCTCGCGCGAGGACATCGGCGCGGTGCAGGCCATCGGCCGAGACCCCGCGACGGGCGAACTCGACGGCGCCGCCGACCCGCGCAAGGGCGGGGCGGCCGTGCGCCCGTAG